Proteins encoded together in one Mycobacterium simiae window:
- a CDS encoding DUF2189 domain-containing protein has protein sequence MSQPPEHPGDPAGPDGGDHNPSGYPPPPPPPGYGAPPPPPGHETPPPGYGTPPPGYGTPPGYGAPPPPPGYPPQPGVGSPYGAPPSPQFDVGAAVKWSWAKFTQNAAALIVPVLAYAAVITAAILVVALLPMAFGQSTSTTYTDSFGQTTNGVEIAYGPASIAVMIVGYILLFVVVVYMHAALLTGGLDLADGKPVSIGSLFKPRKLGTVFVTALLIAAGVTVGSILCFVPGLIFAVATLFALTFAIDRSLSPVESIKASIATVRANIGPSLLSWLVQYAVVLVGELLCGVGIIVALPVAALIQVYTYRKLSGGQVVSLEQPGYQPGPPPGPPPGQQFA, from the coding sequence ATGAGCCAGCCACCCGAACACCCAGGCGATCCGGCCGGCCCCGACGGCGGCGACCACAACCCGTCCGGCTATCCACCCCCGCCTCCGCCGCCGGGTTATGGCGCACCCCCGCCGCCGCCGGGCCATGAGACACCGCCGCCGGGCTATGGGACACCACCGCCGGGCTATGGGACACCACCGGGTTATGGCGCACCCCCGCCGCCGCCCGGCTATCCACCACAACCCGGCGTTGGCAGCCCCTATGGCGCCCCGCCGTCGCCGCAATTCGACGTCGGTGCGGCGGTGAAGTGGTCGTGGGCGAAGTTCACCCAGAACGCCGCGGCGCTGATCGTGCCGGTGTTGGCCTACGCGGCGGTGATCACCGCAGCCATCCTGGTGGTAGCGCTGTTGCCGATGGCGTTCGGCCAGAGCACCAGCACGACCTACACCGACAGCTTCGGCCAGACCACCAACGGCGTGGAAATCGCGTACGGCCCGGCGTCCATCGCCGTGATGATCGTCGGCTACATCCTGCTGTTCGTCGTGGTGGTGTACATGCATGCCGCATTGCTGACCGGCGGCCTGGACCTGGCCGACGGTAAACCGGTGAGCATCGGATCGTTGTTCAAGCCGCGCAAGCTCGGCACGGTGTTCGTCACGGCCCTGCTGATCGCGGCCGGTGTCACCGTCGGCTCGATCCTATGTTTCGTCCCCGGCCTCATCTTCGCGGTCGCCACCTTGTTCGCATTGACGTTCGCGATCGACCGGTCGCTGTCGCCGGTGGAATCCATCAAGGCCAGCATCGCGACCGTCCGCGCCAACATCGGTCCGTCGCTGCTGTCCTGGCTGGTGCAGTACGCGGTGGTGCTGGTGGGCGAATTGTTGTGCGGGGTGGGCATTATCGTGGCCCTCCCGGTAGCCGCGCTGATCCAGGTCTATACCTACCGCAAGCTTTCCGGCGGTCAGGTCGTCTCGCTGGAGCAGCCCGGTTACCAGCCGGGACCGCCGCCCGGGCCGCCGCCCGGACAGCAGTTCGCCTAG
- a CDS encoding replication-associated recombination protein A, which produces MPEIVSDGLFDLPGESSLGGPGYTAPAAPAGAPLAVRMRPASLDEVVGQDHLLAPGSPLRRLVEGSGVASAILYGPPGSGKTTLAALVSQATGRRFEALSALSAGVKDVRAVIETARRGLLHGEQTVLFIDEVHRFSKTQQDALLSAVENRVVLLVAATTENPSFSVVAPLLSRSLILQLRPLTADDIRTVVQRAIDDPRGLGGQIAVQSEAVDLLVQLAAGDARRALTALEVAAEAVEPGGELTVAAVEQSLDKAAVRYDRDGDQHYDVISAFIKSVRGSDVDAALHYLARMLVAGEDPRFVARRLMILASEDIGMADPTALQVAVAAAQTVALIGMPEAQLTLAHATIHLATAPKSNAVTTALAAAMNDIKAGRAGLVPAHLRDGHYSGAAALGNAQGYKYSHDSPDGVVAQQYPPDDLVGVDYYQPTGRGVEREITGRLERLRAIIRRKRG; this is translated from the coding sequence ATGCCTGAAATCGTGTCCGACGGTCTGTTTGACCTGCCCGGCGAATCGTCTTTGGGCGGTCCGGGCTATACCGCCCCGGCCGCCCCGGCCGGCGCCCCGCTGGCAGTGCGGATGCGGCCGGCGTCGCTGGACGAGGTAGTCGGTCAGGACCACCTGCTTGCACCCGGTTCGCCGCTGCGCCGCCTGGTCGAAGGGTCGGGGGTAGCCTCGGCCATTCTCTACGGCCCGCCGGGAAGCGGTAAGACGACGTTGGCAGCGCTGGTCTCCCAGGCGACCGGCCGCCGATTCGAGGCGTTGTCGGCGTTGTCGGCGGGCGTCAAAGACGTCCGGGCCGTCATCGAGACCGCCCGCCGGGGCCTACTGCACGGCGAACAGACGGTGTTGTTCATCGACGAAGTGCACCGGTTCTCCAAAACCCAGCAGGACGCGTTGCTTTCCGCGGTGGAGAACCGGGTGGTGCTGTTGGTCGCGGCGACCACCGAGAACCCGTCGTTCTCGGTCGTCGCGCCGCTGCTGTCGCGGTCGCTGATCCTGCAGCTGCGCCCGTTGACCGCCGACGACATCCGTACCGTGGTGCAGCGCGCGATCGACGACCCCCGCGGTCTGGGCGGTCAGATCGCGGTGCAGTCCGAGGCCGTCGACCTGCTGGTGCAGTTGGCCGCCGGCGATGCCCGCCGGGCCCTGACCGCGCTCGAGGTGGCGGCCGAGGCGGTCGAGCCCGGGGGCGAGCTGACCGTCGCGGCCGTCGAGCAGTCATTGGACAAAGCCGCGGTGCGTTACGACCGCGATGGCGACCAGCACTACGACGTGATCAGCGCGTTCATCAAGTCGGTGCGCGGCTCTGACGTCGATGCAGCGTTGCATTACCTGGCCCGCATGCTCGTGGCCGGCGAGGATCCGCGGTTCGTCGCGCGCCGGCTGATGATCCTGGCCAGCGAGGACATCGGCATGGCCGACCCGACGGCACTGCAGGTCGCGGTGGCCGCCGCGCAGACCGTCGCGCTGATCGGCATGCCTGAGGCGCAGCTGACATTGGCGCATGCCACCATTCACCTGGCCACTGCACCGAAATCGAACGCGGTGACCACCGCGCTGGCCGCTGCGATGAATGACATCAAGGCCGGCAGGGCGGGCCTGGTACCGGCGCATCTGCGCGACGGCCACTACTCGGGCGCGGCGGCACTCGGCAACGCGCAGGGCTACAAATACTCTCATGACAGCCCGGATGGTGTTGTCGCC